GCTGCTGCTGGCAAGCGCGCTCACCTATGGCGTCGAGCGGCCCGCTGCCCGCCGCATCAACCGCTGGTGGCGCGATCGTACCGCGCCACAGGGCGAGCGTGCGACCCAGGCCGGTTAGGCGGCCTCGGCCTCCCGCGCGTCATGCGCCCGGCGCGCGTCCATGATCGCGCCGACATGGCCCTCGGCCCAGCGGGTGATCTGGTCCAATATGCCGATCAGCCCCTGCGCCATGTCCGTCAGCCGATATTCCACCGTCACCGGCACTGTGGGATAGGCGGCGCGGCTGACCAGCCCGTCGCGCTCCAGGCTTTTCAACGTCTGCGACAGCATCTTCTGCGAGATCGCGCCGATCCGCCGGCGCAGATCGTTGAACCGCACCGGCCCGTCCTTCAACGTCAGCATCACCAGTACCGCCCATTTGT
The sequence above is drawn from the Sphingobium sp. AP49 genome and encodes:
- a CDS encoding helix-turn-helix domain-containing protein; its protein translation is MTAPTPLPRIGDAYDPDCPTRHVLDRIGDKWAVLVMLTLKDGPVRFNDLRRRIGAISQKMLSQTLKSLERDGLVSRAAYPTVPVTVEYRLTDMAQGLIGILDQITRWAEGHVGAIMDARRAHDAREAEAA